The genome window TGCGATAATACAATCTATAGGGGTTACTCCTAAAGGATTTAGAAAAATGATATATTTAGAAAGTTTTATATATGGTATACTGTCATTGTTGTTTGGGATACCAATTAGTATTGGTATAACTCTAATTATGAATAAACTTATTTCAGGTGTGATTGAGTTCTCTCCTGTTATACCTTGGACAGCAATAGCCATATGCATAATAAGTATTTTTATAATAACTTTTATAGCAGCTTATATACCAATGAGTAAATTGAATAAAGAAAATATCATAGATAATATAAGAAGAGAAAGTATATAAAAGTAATTTTTAATTATATAAAATATTATTAAAATCGTTTAATTGGTATAAACTATTATTATACTAATTAAGCGATTTTTTATTTATATAAGAAATCTAATAAAGAAATCATTAGAGGTATTTAATTATTTAGAAAGAATTGGTATTATATAAAGTAAGGGTTTAGATAAAGTGCTTATAAATAAGGACAAATATCTAATTTTATTGGAAAACAAAAGAAAAAGAAGGTGATTACTATTTCTCATATAACTGCTAAGAACATGTATAAAAGTTTAGAGGAAAGAATAAATAAGTTTCCACAAGGTGCTCCACCATCAGATACATTATACAAAATACTAAATGTACTATATACAGAACAAGAGGCAAAATTAGTGGCTCAGCTACCAATAAAGCCTTTTAGAGTAAAAACAGCAGCTAAAATTTGGAGTGTAAGTGAAAGTGAAGCATATAGAGTATTGGATAAACTTGCCAGTAAGGCTCTAATACTAGATATAGAAGATAAAAAAGGTAAGAAATATATAATGCCTCCCCCAATGGCTGGCTTTTTTGAGTTTGCCATGATGAGAACAAGACATGATATAGACCAAAAACTTTTAGCAGAACTTTACTATCAATATATGAATGTAGAAGAAGATTTTATCAAAGATTTATTTTATTCAACGGAAACAAAGCTTGGAAGAGTGTATGTTCAAGAGGAAGTTTTGACTAATGATAATGAAGTTAGCATTTTAGATTACGAAAGAGCTACTCATATAATTGATGAAGCAACTCATATAGGTGTAAGTATGTGTTATTGTAGACATAGAATGCAACATGTTGGAAAAGCTTGTGATGCTCCTATGGATATATGTATGACATTTGACAATGTAGCAAATTCTTTAATAAATAATAAATTTGCAAGACGTATAGATAAAATAGAATGTAAAGAACTACTTCATCAAGCATATGAGCATAATTTAGTTCAATGTGGAGAAAATGTTAGAAAAGGAGTTACATTTATATGTAATTGTTGTGGATGTTGTTGTGAGGCATTAGTATCAGCTAAAAGATTTGGAAATCTTCATCCAGTACAGACAACCAGCTTTATACCAAATATAAACCATGAAAGTTGTGTAAAATGTGGTAAATGTATATCTGCATGTCCAATAGATGCGATAAGCAAGGTCAAGGAAAATGATAAAGAATATATAAAAATTGATGAGGATAGGTGCCTAGGCTGTGGAGTTTGCGTTAGAAATTGCCATAAAAATAGTATTATGTTATTAAAAAGAGATGAAAAGATAATAACTCCAGCAAACTCAGTACATAGAGCAGTTCTAATGGCAATTGAAAAAGGGCAATTACAAAATCTAATTTTTGATAATAATGCCCTAGCAAGTCATAGAGCTATGGGAGCTATACTATCAGCTATATTAAAGCTTGAACCAGCTAAAAAGGTTTTAGCTAGCAAACAATTAAAGTCAGTATATTTAGATAAATTATTAAGTATGAATGATAAATAGATACTAACTTAAAGACAGGAAAAATTTTTAGATTTATCCATATATTAAGATGCTTATCATGCAGTATCTAAATTTAATTTTTATACGTATAAAGTTTATAACTGAAATAAAAAAGGACTGTATTCAATTAATATTACTTGAATACAGTCTTTCTTAGTATATTAAGCTATTTCCTTTATTTGCTTAAATGAATTCTCATTTCCATTTCCACCAATCTGTGTTACAGTTTTAAATCTCATAGTTTTAAATAGTTCTTTTTGATTATAATCTAGTAAGTTTCCTACTAATATTACAGGAGACTTAGTTCTTCCAGCTAAAACTCCAACAGATAACCCATCTATTAAATCATCTTGTTTATTGATTCCATTTTTAGCAACATATAGGTTGTCTATCTTAGAATCTTTATAAAATTCTTTTATTACCTTTGCATTAGTTTCATTTCTAGTACTACCTGATATTCTTTGTGGGTTTTGAAGTTTACTTTCTATATTTTTAGAAACTGTGTATTCTCCACCAATCACATAAGATTTATCGATTTTTTTGTTTTTAAATAAGTTATTTATTTCAGCTATATTGCTATTTTCATTAGTAAGTATTATAGGCATATCATTTTGAGCTGATACAGCTCCAATGCTTACTGCATCGGCTAATCCTTTTTCACCATTAACTACTGAAATCTTTGATATATTACTAATACTGTCCAATTCTTTAGCAATATTCATAGAAGTTTGATATCTATCGTTTCCTGAAATTCTAGATACAGAAATATTATTTGACTTTATAGTATCTAGGGATTTTTCATTTACAGAAGCTTCTCCACCAATTACATATACATTTTTAACTTTTAATCTCTTTAATTCAGCTAAAGTTTTTTCATTTATTTGAGAGCTTCCAGTTAATAATATAGGCGCATTTTTCTTATATGCAAGTGGTGTTGCGGCTAAAGCATCTGCAATTGCTGAGTCGTTTATTAAAACTGCATTTTCAGCATTTTCCCAACCTGCTTGACTTATCTTAATAGAAGTTTCATATCTATCAGTTCCTGTAAGTGTACTTGCATTTACTTCATCTTGATACATAACTTCAAATCTAGCATTTGGGCTTCCTAAGAAAACAATTACGCCTCCTTTTGGCAATCTAACTCTATTGTTCTTTGTAACTAAAGAGTAGTTTACAGGAACTCCTTTAGCATCATAAACAGCAAAAGATGAATTTTGAGGAAGATTAACTTCTATTTTTTTATTTGCTATATCATCACCGATTTTATACCATTTTGCATAACCTTTTGAATCTATTTGGAATGTAAAAGAGTTTTCTGATGGTAAATTAGTAATAGAATCTTCACTTACATATGTTTGTGTAGCAAAAGTTAAGTATTCTGTATCATTTTCCTTATATATTTTAATATCACCTAAATCACGACCTATTGAACCAGGGATTTCTATAAAAGCATTTGAATTGTTCTCATCTACTATTTTAGTATTAACTAAGTAACCTGGAGTACTATCATGGATATAAAAAGATGCTTTTACAGAACCAAACATATAGCTCTGTGAAGAATACTTTTCATCTATTAGATAATAGCCCTTACCATTCCTTTTTTTCCAGCTTTCTTTAACAGTATCTGATATATTGTTAGAATCTAGTTTTTGGGCTGCATAATTTATACTTGCAGTTTGACCTAATCCAGGCAGATTATCATAAGAGCTTAGGTGTAAATATGTAATATTATTTTTTTCTTTTACAAATTTCAGGCAACTATTACCTTTTTCAGATAAAAATCTATCCTGTCCTATATATACGTATTTATCTTCAGGTCCATTTTCTACATAAGGAGAAGATATTGTTAAAGTGCCATTATCATTAACATCAACTTTTAGTATGCTTGAAGAAGCATAAAGACCGCTATTTTCCTTTAAATAGCTTGGCATTTTAACTTGTTGAGGTTTACTAAATGTTTTATCTGGTTTTATTTCCTTAATTCTACCCTTTTCTTTTAATGCAGATAGTAAAATTTCTTGTCCAATTACTTCATTATGTGTACTAACTCCACCAGAAGAAATAACTGCAACTGCCATATTTTCATCTGGGAGTACCGTAAGATTGCTGTGGAATAGTAAAGAATCTCCACCTTTTGTAAGTGCTTTTAAATTATATTGATTAAATGGATAAGTATTGACTGAGTCCCATCCTAAACCATATCCTAGAATAGAATCTTCACCTTCAGGCCATAGACCATTTAAGTATTCTTTGTTTTCCATGGCTTTTACTGAAGAAGGGGAAAGAATTCCATTTGATTTTCTCATAAATGTTTGTGCAAATGTACATAGATTTTCTGCACTTGAATATAAACCACCTGCACCTATAGTATTTAAGTTATCTCGTGGTACGGCATCTTCAAAATAAGGTACATAGGCTTTTGCAAGCTTTGAATTATCAAAACTATTTTCTGGAGTTTTTGTATTTTGTAAGTTAAGTGGATTATTTATGTACTTGTCAATAAAGTTAGTAAATGTCATGCCAGATACTTTTTCTACTAAAATTTCAGCTAATGTAAATCCATCATTACAATAAACAGAAAAAGCCCCTGGCTTAGCTTTTAATCTTTGTTTCTTTAGTTCATCTAGGAAATTATCATGATTATAAGTGTCATTATCTTCTAATAAAATGGCGTTTTTATAACTACTTCCCATTAATCCTGATGAGTGATTTAACAACATTCTTGGAGTTATTTCTTTATATCTATCATCTGCCATTTTAAATTCAGGGATATAATTTACAACAGGAGTATCTAATTTTACTTTTCCCTCTTCTACTAACTTCATAACAGCAGTAGTAGTAAACAGTTTACTGATAGATGCAATATTATACATGTTATCCTTAGTTAAATTTTTGTTATCTTGTCTACTGTAGACTCCACCATTACCAGAAATCTCAATTTTACCATTATCAATCAAAGCATATTGAGCATTTTCAACTCCGTATTTAGATAATAAAGTTTTAATTTTTTCTTTAGCAAGAGCTTTAGTTTTTGGATAAGATTCTGAATTTTTGCTGTAATCATTTAGCTTTATATCAGAACTTTGATATTTCTCGGAGTTATCTTTTGTACTACTATCAGCAAAAGTAATATTTGGAGCAGTAGTAAATAACATACTAAGTACCAATGTGCTAGATAATAACCTAGAGAGTTTTTGCTTAAACATATTATATTACCTCTTTTCTTTTAAAAATAAATTTATAATTAGCATAACATTCTTAATTATTTTAATCAACAGATTATTATCAACAAAAAAAGATTTTATTAAGTATATCTTTTACATAGCTGAGAAAAATATAAAAAGAATATTTGTTGTTAGATGAAGAATAAAGGGTATAAGTAATATATAAATAAAATGGAGGAATCTTAGCACATGTACAAGAATATAAATAAGAATCAACTTAAAGAAATGATGAAAAATGAAAAGGATATTTTGTTATTGGATGTAAGAACTAAAGATGAATTTAGGGAATATAAAATAGAAAATGCTATAAATATATCTTTACAAGAGTTAATCAACAATATAGATGAAATTTATGAATATAAAGATAAGAAAGTAGTAGTTTATTGCAGAAGTGGTCATAGAAGTGTTACTGCATGTAATTTATTGGCAGAAGAAGGTTTTGAGCATTTATATAATTTAAACTCAGGAATAATTGATTACATGAATTAAATAATGTAAGTTATATATTAATACTATGTATATCATTGTTTATTAAGTAGGAATATATCTAGATATTTATAAAATAAATTTAGGAAAGAACGAATTTTTTTTGTTTTTTTCCGTGATATACTTTATAGTAGATGCTAGTTTTTAATTTGGAAAAAGGTAGCAGCTAAAAAGCTGCTACCTTTTAATATGAACTTAGAATATTAGTTTAAAAAATATATTTAAATACAGAATTAATTTTTTAATGACCAGTTAAATTACTATCTCCAAATTTGTCATTAAATGGTTTTATAATTCTGTTTATAGGTCCTTTTAGAATGACATTTAAACAAATAGACAGAATCATAAATAGTAAGAGAACCAATATGTATTTAATTAGATTTGGAGCGTATATACCACCAACTGCTTCCCTTGTAGCACCTATTGCATAAGTAAATGGCATTATAGGATTTATTCTTTGGAAGAATGTAGGTGTAACTTGTATAGGGAATGTACCACCAGAAGAACCAATTTGAACGACTAATAGTACTATTGCAATTGCTTTTCCTACATTTCCAAATACAGAAACCAAAGAATACACTATAAAGTTAAATACCATACTAGTAAACATAAGTAGAAGTATCAATAAAATTGGATGCTTTGCTGTTACTCCTAATAATAGTATATCTCCAGTTCCAATTATGAATCCTTGAACGA of Clostridioides sp. ES-S-0054-01 contains these proteins:
- a CDS encoding 4Fe-4S dicluster domain-containing protein, which produces MITISHITAKNMYKSLEERINKFPQGAPPSDTLYKILNVLYTEQEAKLVAQLPIKPFRVKTAAKIWSVSESEAYRVLDKLASKALILDIEDKKGKKYIMPPPMAGFFEFAMMRTRHDIDQKLLAELYYQYMNVEEDFIKDLFYSTETKLGRVYVQEEVLTNDNEVSILDYERATHIIDEATHIGVSMCYCRHRMQHVGKACDAPMDICMTFDNVANSLINNKFARRIDKIECKELLHQAYEHNLVQCGENVRKGVTFICNCCGCCCEALVSAKRFGNLHPVQTTSFIPNINHESCVKCGKCISACPIDAISKVKENDKEYIKIDEDRCLGCGVCVRNCHKNSIMLLKRDEKIITPANSVHRAVLMAIEKGQLQNLIFDNNALASHRAMGAILSAILKLEPAKKVLASKQLKSVYLDKLLSMNDK
- a CDS encoding serine hydrolase, encoding MFKQKLSRLLSSTLVLSMLFTTAPNITFADSSTKDNSEKYQSSDIKLNDYSKNSESYPKTKALAKEKIKTLLSKYGVENAQYALIDNGKIEISGNGGVYSRQDNKNLTKDNMYNIASISKLFTTTAVMKLVEEGKVKLDTPVVNYIPEFKMADDRYKEITPRMLLNHSSGLMGSSYKNAILLEDNDTYNHDNFLDELKKQRLKAKPGAFSVYCNDGFTLAEILVEKVSGMTFTNFIDKYINNPLNLQNTKTPENSFDNSKLAKAYVPYFEDAVPRDNLNTIGAGGLYSSAENLCTFAQTFMRKSNGILSPSSVKAMENKEYLNGLWPEGEDSILGYGLGWDSVNTYPFNQYNLKALTKGGDSLLFHSNLTVLPDENMAVAVISSGGVSTHNEVIGQEILLSALKEKGRIKEIKPDKTFSKPQQVKMPSYLKENSGLYASSSILKVDVNDNGTLTISSPYVENGPEDKYVYIGQDRFLSEKGNSCLKFVKEKNNITYLHLSSYDNLPGLGQTASINYAAQKLDSNNISDTVKESWKKRNGKGYYLIDEKYSSQSYMFGSVKASFYIHDSTPGYLVNTKIVDENNSNAFIEIPGSIGRDLGDIKIYKENDTEYLTFATQTYVSEDSITNLPSENSFTFQIDSKGYAKWYKIGDDIANKKIEVNLPQNSSFAVYDAKGVPVNYSLVTKNNRVRLPKGGVIVFLGSPNARFEVMYQDEVNASTLTGTDRYETSIKISQAGWENAENAVLINDSAIADALAATPLAYKKNAPILLTGSSQINEKTLAELKRLKVKNVYVIGGEASVNEKSLDTIKSNNISVSRISGNDRYQTSMNIAKELDSISNISKISVVNGEKGLADAVSIGAVSAQNDMPIILTNENSNIAEINNLFKNKKIDKSYVIGGEYTVSKNIESKLQNPQRISGSTRNETNAKVIKEFYKDSKIDNLYVAKNGINKQDDLIDGLSVGVLAGRTKSPVILVGNLLDYNQKELFKTMRFKTVTQIGGNGNENSFKQIKEIA
- a CDS encoding rhodanese-like domain-containing protein, with translation MYKNINKNQLKEMMKNEKDILLLDVRTKDEFREYKIENAINISLQELINNIDEIYEYKDKKVVVYCRSGHRSVTACNLLAEEGFEHLYNLNSGIIDYMN